The genomic stretch TACACtttttagttttattttgtgAATGGTTATTATACTCCAGGAAATACTAAAATGTAGATGAttgatttcttttcttttttgaagCTAGTTTCTACATAGCAGCACCATTATCGCTGTGTGGTGATTGTGCATTGGAAGTTTTTTACTTCTCAACAAATCTAGTGACTGAGTTCATTGTTAGAGGCAAGAATCAGATGCCAGTACCAGAGATAGACTTTTGGCTAGTTTTAAATCCCCTGGCCAGGCTTGGGTGGAAGCATTGGATTGGTGCAGCTGTTTTCTCGTGGGGATGGATTCACCAATATCGGTGCCATAAGATTCTCGTATGTATCATCTACTTGATTGAGATATATTTGTTCATGTTCTCGTGACTTTAGTTTGCTGTCTGCTTTCATCATCATGGCTTCTACTTTGATTATGTTACCTTAACATTCTTGTAATTTATCGGTCACGAGACTGTCTGAGTTGAATACTTTTGCCAGGGTTCTCTGCGTGATTCAAGACAGGCCGAAGAATATGTAATTCCTCGCGGTGATTGGTTTGAAATTGTTTCCTCTCCGCACTATCTCTCTGAAATTGTAACCCTCTTTCTCTCAGTCTCTATTACTTATACAGTTATACTGCAATGAGACATCTTGCTAAGCCTAATATTTGATGATTATGAAGGTAATCTACGCCAGTTTTGTGGTTGCTACTGGTGGATCCAATCTAACAATCTGGCTACTTTTTGCTTTTGTGGTAATATTTCTCCACCAGAATTAGCATGGTTTGAATGTTTGGAAcaaatttttatttgattttgattttgacTTGCTTTTCACATATTTGTTTATGTTGATTGCAGGTGGCAAATCTGGCATTTGCAGCAGTAGAAACACATAGCTGGTATCGTCGTAAATTTGAAGATTATCCAAGCCGTCGGTTTGCGATTATTCCATTTATTCTCTGAGATTGTGAGGCAAAGTGTAACTATCTAAAAATATGACAGTAAATATCTATATCTTCTCAAGATGTACATATTTAGGTGAAActgtttttatttatttatgaaaaaaaGCTTAGTATTAACTAATTTATCATATGAGAAGAGTCCATTAGTTACATTCAAGATGTTTCAATTGTTAGTTTGAGTTCTTGAATGGTTATACATGCACTTAGTCTCTGGAGAATGTTGTAAATTGTACTAATAAGTCGTTTGCTTACATGATGTTGTGATACTGTGATTTTTTTTTACATTAACTTGAATTTAATACGGTTAGTTTATgtaataaaaatattttattatcCTTATCATTTTATAAGATTGTAAATGTCATATTTAACAAAATGAAACAACTAGAGATCCAAAAAGGAGATGATAAAAAATCTGTCAGCTTAACAAAAGCAGCATATATTTAGCTTTACCCAAAACAGTTGTGTCAAATCTTTGGCATTATATAAAAAAACATACACAAATTGTAAGCCAAAAATTAATATGGTTGTTCATTTTTTTTTGTGACAATCAAACATAGAATTTCGATTAAAGGACAACAATAGAAGAGGTACAAGAAGTGGGATCCCACTTCAAACTAAGAATGCTCCCAAACCAAGATCTAGATCCTACCCTTTTCCCTACTCCAACCATATGTGAGCATCAGAGTCAAACCTCCTAGTAACATACATGACAGCAAGATCCTAAAAGTGCCCAAAAGATCCCTACAAACTTAACATAATTGATACAATCAACAACAGACAAAAGACAAAGCATCAGATTGAAGGAGAAATTTGTCAAGGTTTCAGGGTCTTTGCAGACTGCAGGCCCGATCTAATCTCCATGAGTTCTTCTAGGTCAGGTTCCACGTGTTCTAGTTCCTTCTTGCTGCCAGATAACTTTACTCTTGAGATGTCTGATTATGCAGCCTAAAGAAAAACACCCCTCCGGATAATATCCCGCATCCACTTGAGTTGTATTGAAGTTTTTGGGATTGAGATCATgttcaccattttcagcatacCCCTTATTTAGTTCCAGATGAGGGTGAGCTTTCTTGAATTCCTGTAAATCCTCAAGCACCTCCTCTACCACCCCACGTGGGTCCAACCTCCTTCTTCGGAACAACAATTAGTTCCTCGCAACCCAGATCTTCCACATGATAATGCAACTTAATTGAATGCAAACTTGTTACCACACTTAAAGCAGTAATCCTGCCAATCAAGAATTTGGAGATGAGGAGAAATTCGACAACCAAGGGGGAGGAAAATCAAACCTGTTTAGCAAACTCACAATGTAGAATATTGTGATGATCTATTTCAGGGGCAATATTGCAGAATCCACAAGTAGCATTGAGTCGTATAGGTGATCAGATTACATGTTACTTTTAGTTGGTAGAATCTTCATTGCCACTCTCGATAGGTGATCGGTGCATTTTcatgcacattcttctataattgtacttaggTATTTCTCTAGTTTATTTTGcttattttattatgtttttagatttaagttcatgttttcctttaatctattttcgtttgctATTTTCAGTTTTAATGGTTATTTGATACCTGTTCACTATTTGaatcataacttgagctacgggATGCCGTTTTGCGTGTTCTGACATACGTTGGAAAGTTAAGAGAAAGAGTTACAACTTTTGTGTTGAAGTCAAAAGCTGTTTCGGAGTGAAGAAGTCTCAcataattcgttgaagtttcgtactttagaAAATAATTTCTTTTGGGATGGATTTAGGTTTTCCGACCCAGTTTGAATTCTAAGTGCAATCCATATTTTATTTAAAAGGGGCAGTCGCGGTATTGTAGCCGATTACACCTTATTCACGATAACTTTTTGTTTTGTGCGATtatgaagaggaactaatcttctagagtcaatctgctgtaaccgaatttccaaggttttgaggtttttatcatatcaatttaatttcgttctctttcaattctattctatgaaaattcatttgcttaatctgtattttgtggaatgattttgattaaatttgtatgattgcattcctaactattaaaCACAATTTTCGTCGTTTTGTCGTTAAATCGCGTTTGTgaatcgtgtttgcttaattcacgattgcATTAATCCGTTTGTTTAATTCGAAATATAGGAATATcaatataaatatatatatatatatatatatatatatatatatatatatatatatatatatatatatatatatatatatatatatatatatatatatatatatatatattgtgcTTGTCAATCGAAATTGAATCGAATAGAGACTGAAGCAGCTTAaggaattggtaggtaaaaaccaatgattagccggaaatcgaaaatagtagattgacttattttataatcgctcATTTTAATCACTTACTTTGTTTTTTAAATAGATCCCTAAAACATAACCCCCCAtaaatcgatttcattaggttaacaataatacaagaatccttgcaatacgatactcgagttgtcgcttccactaaactacagttttctaattactcgttttgatccgTGTGCGACAGCGAATCAAATTGGCGCTGTTGTCGGGGAgtcttgtagattttaaccattattatagtcataAGTGTTATGTTTCATCGTTTTTACCCTAACTTTCTCGCGTTCTGGTATTTTCGTGTTTTAGCATAAAAAAAACTGTTTTTAAGAAAATCTTCTCAAACTATTCTGATTCTTTGTTAATTCATTAgaaaaaaatcaaggatcaaaagTCTATATTTAGATACTAAATAGTGGACGCCCCCTAAAAAtccgaaattccttatttttctattttttatgatatatatatattttttttttctgttttgatagtttcagaaaattccgattttttttgcaaaattcttaTTTCACTTAATTAGATTAAattttgtgtttttgtattttctaaatttattttaatcgtttttttttcgtatttcaattgtttttgcTGAATATGGACATTGTCAGTATTTTCCTATTTGTTACTACATTGCTGAGTTAGTTATTTGTTTTgtcattgtttgttgatttttttctATTAAGTTTAACATGGATGACCAAAGAAATCTGAGAGAACTTGTTTCCCCTAATGTTAATTGTAATGCTTTATGTATTGAATATCTTGCTGCTGTTGTaccttttgaattgaaatctggtttaatacacttaTTGTTAAGGTTtaatggtcttgcaggtgaggatctGCATAGTTATTTAAAGGGATTTAAGATTGTGTGTTCTACACCTTTCAGACCTAAAGGGATCATAGAGGATCACATCAAGCCGAGAGCATTTCCATTCTCACTACAGGGTGCCGCAAAAGATTGATTATACTATCTTGAGCCTAATTATGTTACAACATGGAATAATTTAAAAAAGTCTTCCTAGAAAGATACTTCCGTGCCTCCAGAGTTGCATCAATCAGAAAGGATATATGTGGTATTAGATAGGGCAATGAATCATTGGCAGAATATTGGGGGAGATTCAAACAGTTAGTGTCCAGTTGTCCTCAACACCATATTATCGAGCAGTTACTTATCCAATACTTTTATGAAGGATTGCTACCAATGGACAGAAACATTTTAGATGttgctagtggtggagcacttgttgataagacttcggctgctgccaaatccttgattgagaacATATCACTTAACTCTCAATAATTCACAACAAGGGATAATTTTGTGGTCaaagcaaaaggtgtgaatgagatccaggtttcttcttccaacaaagctctagaaaccagagttgatgaacttacctctttagtgaaacaattgatgctaCCCCTACCACTACCACCACCACAAATGTCTCCCCAAGTAACCACCTCTACACTTTTCGGACCTTCACTTAAGGATCTTGTCAAGCAAATGGCTGTAAATAATCTTCAGTTTCAATAACAAACAAattctagtattcagactttgcaaacacaaattaGACAGCTTGCCACTTTAATGAATGTcatgcaacaagctcaaggatTGAACCAACTACATGCCCAAACAGTAGTGAATCCAAAAGGCcctaatgtgagtgcaatttccttgagatccgaaaAAGTTGCAGAACCATccccagaaaaaaataaaaaatttgttaGTGCAATATCTGAACCTTTTGTTGTTATTGAGACTGAAAAAGAGTATGTACCACCAACTCCTTTTCCATTAAGAGTTATGAAAATTAAGAAAATTGATGAGGAAGACAAAGAGAGAGATATTTTGGATGTATTCAGAAAGGTGGCAGTGAATATTCCACTACTTTATGTGATTAAGCAGGTCCCAGAATATGCAAAATTTCTGAAGGATTTATGCACACACAAGAGGAGGCTTACCGGAAATGAGAGATTGAATTTGAGACGAAATGTTCCAGCCTTTATTCAGCCCAACACTTCACTTACCAGTTCATCCCTCACCCAGGACATGCTACAAAAGTGCAAGGATCCAGGAACTTTTGTTATTCCATGTACcattggggatagtaaattcgAAAATTGCATGCTTAATTTAGGAGCGACCATTAATGTTATGTCTACTTCTATGTATAATAATCTAGATTttggtcctttgcagcatacaAGTTTAATCATTCAACTAGCGAACATAAGCAATGCCCGCCCCGCCGGAGTAGTGGAAGATGTgcttgttcaagttaatgacttgatttttcTTGCAAACTTTTACATTCTGGACATGTATGGAGAAACAAATTCACGCAGATAACCAATCATTTTgggcagaccgttcatgaaaatagctaaaacaaaagttgatgttgacgatggaaccatgtccatggaatttggtgacattgtcgcgAAATTCAATATTTTTGATGCTATGAAACATCCCTTGGAAGAGCATTatgtttttcaaatagagttgtTTTCTATAattgttgatgaagcttattctgatttgttttcagctgattttccaactttatctggttttgatgatttactcatgtgatgattgtactaacactaacctttgtgttatttgtgctgagattgatgttgccttACAGGGTGATAATAcaaatgaagttgtttatgtagctgaagctcttgacatcccggctgccccaaacataccattCATTGAACAACCACCTTCTTTATAGCATAAACCACTTCCtgaggattcatattattcatcaaagcttcaacttaagcaaAAACATAAGAACGAAATTAGATGAACCTTGGttgacactcgtgatattagcccatccacatgtatgcataggatctcacttaaagatgaaacaaaagtagtgagaCAACCCtgtaatcctttgattcttgatgttgtgaaaaaggtgattactttcacgtgcccattcaacacttttacttatcaaagatctttttttgatcctggaatacaaggcgaatgcactaaacaaaatttcaaggtcaatggacactacccaaagttactccatgagaacccgactttggaagaagagactgtaaAAAAGCTCTCTTTTGGAAATGCTGCTTATGCGATCATTTATCCGtcttgactcctcgggtgtgttctttcctttcactcactcttattttatatttatgttctttcattgaggataatgtatgttttaagtgtgggggagagaaccatttatttattttattttatttattttgttttaagtttttctctattttggtttttgttttctttcttaaataataaaaaattgcatgttttttcctttggtttttaagttacaattatgagtatttttcttagttctcttgactaaagtcttgtggtgtaATGTGAAAAATTTGCTGTGCATTTTTATTATGATAGGTAGGAgtaaactctaaattgtacatcatttgtggtagatcaattaaccttgtgagattttgagccttttaatagataacattcaaaaattcatctctttctttcttgtgtgatttcactcatgtttgttagtctctagaacttgaattgactcttgttgaaaCTTTTTGTTTACTTATACACATTGATATGATAAATGCaacttgtttttgttttgtttgtttttttagccattagccaaaaagtcaacccagaataatatcatcccttgtttgaaacccccttgagcctattatccattttgtgtttaaaactcattacaaatcgagaagtgaaaaacaataTTATCACCTTActcaaagggttgaaagagtcttgtttggagttgtgtggggttgaataattatgtttgtaatatttcagaagttggcaagaaaagaaaataaaaataaaaaaataaaatagaaaaagaaaaaaatgaatgaaaaaataGAAGGATGTCAATACATGTCAATTTACTCCTtctgaaaaagaaaaaaaaagaataaaaagagaAAGGAGAAGAGAAAACAGTTGCAATAGAGTTAttgaagtgaatgaaatattttgtaaattcaactcctgcagtttctttcaagtctctttttgtctctttgaattttagcctagtacccccttaggatttatctcaccattaccttggccacgttacaaccaaataaaagtccttttgatctaTGTGTGCATATATTTCAATTGCGGATGTTAGAGTtttttcaagcttatggtagtactaactttcatgttatgctttgagtgtaaacaatTAATCTAAACACATGAGAGTTAAGTGAATTTTATCTTGTGAGGATCTTACTGCTGttgatgtactctttggtaatTTGTTTTCCTATCTGCTTTAAATGTCACAAGAAGTTGCTTATTATCACCATATTCTTGAAGTTTAGACTTAGAATTTTGCTTGTACCTTGTATCTTGAAAACTTTTGGAAGTGCATGCTctgttttctttccttttgttttgaaattgtaattttgctcggagtgcaaaagttcaagtgtgggggaatttgatcagtgcattttgatgcacattcttctataattgtacttaggcatttctatagtttattttgcttattttactattttattatgtttttagatttaagttcatgtttgcctttaatctattttcgttagttattttcagttttagcggttatttgataCTTGTTCACTATTCGAATCATAACTTGAGTTACGGGATGCCGTTTTGTACGTTCTGACATGCattggaaagctaagagaaagagataTAAATTTTGATTTGAAGCCAAAAGTTGATTCTGAGTGAAGAGGTCTCACACAATTCACTGAAATTCcgtactttaggaaataatttcttttgggccatttTTTGGGTCGGATTTAGGTTTTCCGATccagtttgaattataagtgCAATCCTTATTTTGCTTAAAAGGGAAAGTCGTGGTAATGTAGAGGATCACACCTTATTCACGATAACTTTTTGCTTTGTGCGATtatgaagaggaactaatcttttagagtcaatctgctgtaaccgaatttccaaggctttgaggtttttatcgTATCAGtttaatttcgttctctttcaattctattctatgaaaattaatttgcttaatctgtattttatggaatggtttttattaaattcgtatgattgcattcctaatTGTTAAACGccgttttcgtcgctttgtcaTTAAATCGCATTTGTAAATtgtgtttgcttaattcacgatcGCATTAATCTGTTTGTTTAATTCAGAATATAAGAATATCAATATGTCATATATCTATTGTGCTTGTCAATCGAAATTGAATCGAGtagagatcgaagccgcttagagaattggtaggtaaaaaccagtgATTAGCCGAAAATCGAAAACAGTAGATTggcttattttataatcgcttattcTAATCACTTATTTACTTTATTTTCTAAATCGATCCCTAAAACATAAACCCCCATAAATCAATTTCATTAGGTTAACAATCATACAAGAGTTCTTGCGATACGATACCCGAGTTGTCGCTTCCGCTAAACTATATTTTTCTTAGTACTCGTTTTGACCCGTGCGCGACCACAGATCAATAGGAACTCCTTAATTCTCTTACGAATTGGTGCCTTCCAAATGTTGTGTCAAAGTTTATCCTTTGCTCCACCAGAAGTGTCTAGGCCTTGATATAATATATCCCTTCTAAGGCATATGTATGCAAAACGAATAAAGTATTCACCATTTTCTTCATGGTTCTAGGTGATCTTGACTTCCTACTGCCTGAAAGAAAAAGGAGTGCTACAGATTTCCAAAGCTTCATATGGGTCAAAATAGTTGCCAATTAGCTCTTTATTCCACACATGAAGATTTGGATCAATTAATTCGCAGACCGAAGAATCTGGACTAAAAGTTCTTACAATGCTTTTAATGTTGAGACATGTATGACCTATTAACCAATTATCTTTCCACACCCTCACTTTAGCACCATCCCCGATCCTCCATCTGTGACCTTTCTTGTCAAATTCACTTGCACTGAAGATACTTCTCCATGTATAACTTGAGGAGAAACATGCATTCGCCTCAAGAATTGGCAGGAAAATATTTAATTATGAACACTCTTCTAAGAAATGATTCTTCCCCAACTAACATGCGCCAAAAGTGTTTCCCAAGCAAACAAATGTCAAACTCACTGAAGACCCTAAAGACCATGCCTCCAACTTCCTTTGACACAGCTAACCTATTCCACTTTATCTAGTGAATCTTTATTTCCCTATTTATTTCCCCCACCTAAACTTTGCTAACATTGTTTCCATCTCACCACAATAACTTCCAGGGAGCTTGTAGCAACTCATGATGTAGTTTATGATGGCTTGCACGACAGATTTGATCAGAACCTACTTACCTGCTCGAGACAAAAAACTCTCCTTCCACCCTTTAACTTTTTTCCAGACACGCTCCACTACAAGTGAGAAAACCTCATTCTTAAATCTCCCAAACACACTTGGCAGACCCCAAGTATCTTGAATGAGACATCACAGTTTTAGCACACATCCGATTCTGGATCATATCTTTCACCTCTTCACGCACATTTCGACTAAATGATCCCTTAAATTTGTCAAGGTTAACCACTTGTCCCTGATGTACTATGGTACACGTCAAGGATTTTCAATAAATAACCAATTTCATTTGAATTTGCTCGCCCAAACAAAAGACATTCATCTGCAAAGAGTAAGTATGAGATCTTTGGGGCCCTCTTAGCAACTTGAATCCCATGCATGTTGTTGTCCATCATCTCCTTCTTAAGCAAGTCAGACAGAACATCTGCAGAGATAATAAACAAGTAAGGTGAAACTGGGTTCCCTTGTTGGATTCCCCTCTCAGGGGAGAAACTTCGGCTAGGTTACTCGTTAACAAGAATTTGGTAGGTAACTGTAAATACACATCTCCCAATCAGCGCCACCATTGAGTCTAAAAAACCCATTTCTCTTAGCACCTTACCGAGAAAGGAATTATGGCATTGAAGCTGGATATGTAGAAGGCGTGCAATAGAATATGGTTGTTGATTACACTCTACGTGGTACTATCAAATCTTATAGAAATTCAAAATTACCCTTTTGTACCTTCTAAAAATTGAATTCAGATGCATCCCTATATAACATATCTCTTTTTAGTAGAAATACACTTTCATTCAAGTACAAAATATATCTGGATTTCAATATTAAGATACACAATATTAAAATTTAGATTTTAATCATCGGACACACCTCATCCAAGTACGAAATTACATGTATTACTTGTGTGTATGTGATAACAAAGAGGTGAATTTTCAGATTTCAATCTTCTAAAAAACCTTAGACATAATTACCTTTATTGCATGTGTGTGTATGTGATAAAAAATGAGTGAATATAGATTTGACAAACCATGGACATAATTACTTGTATTTCCCGTGTGTATGTGATAAACTGAGAAAATTGACATTTGCATGTTACAAGAAACAAAGGTTCAAGAGAATGAAGATTATGGGGAGGTTTGGAGATACATTGGTCAGCTAAAAAGGCAATTGACAGATCTTGAGGGTTGTTAACTATGTGGAATTCAGACCAGGTTCGTCTTTCGTATAACTTTGAGGGTGACAGATTTGTTGATAAAATGGAATTGATCGATCTTTCTGAAGGGCTCATTGATAAATGGAGTATCAAAGGTTAGCAGTAGAGCATTTTCTGAATAGGTTCAAAGACCCAAACAGCTCGCGCCCAATTGTGGACGGTGTGGATTTCAATATGCTTTCGCAGGAGGAAAGTTCAGATTTATAGAGGCCTTTCTCTATGAAGGATTTAAAGGAAGTGATTTGGAACTCAAATGGAGACAAAATCCCAGGTCTAGGAGGATTTGGTTTCAAATTCTACAAAGCTTATTGGGGGTATATCAAGGAAGATCTCTTTGATTGTGCCAGTGAAATTTTCAATAATGGCCATATGCCTGAAGCTATTGCTTCGTCGTTTTTAGATTTAATTCCAAAGAAAAAAATCCTCAAGATTTAATGATTTTCGGTCAATTTGTTTAATTGGTAGAGTGTACAAAATCATTTCTAAACTGTTGGCAGGTAGATTAAAACTTGTTATTGGTAAGCTAATTTCTCACAATCAAACTGTTTTTCTTGCAAACAGGAACATGTTAGACAACATGTTACTTGTAAATGAGTTGGTTGGTTATGCAACAAGGTTCAAAAAATACATGTTTGTTTTCAAAGTTGATATGAAGGAAGCTTTCGATTTTGTATCATGGGATTATGAGTATATCATGAGTATCTGTTGTATCTAGGGGTGTTCATGGATACCATTTAATATGAATCAATCTATTTTTATGGTTATGGTTTATAAACCAAACAACTTCCCACAAAAACCAATTTAAAATTCCAAACCGGTTCCGAACCGGTTTAAAACCGGTTTTAATGGGTtttgattttaatcaaaattatttaatttaatttaaattttattttctttaaattaatattaatttttcaatctaaaaacataaacaaattttattaggttttaaaatattttttcttttaaaatttataaaacataattttttttaaaaaaaaaaataacaaatattcagaaaaaagaaaaaaatatatatcaaaaaaaagttgaaaataataaaattatatactgaaaatgaaaaaaaaaaacttaaaaaataaattattcccaaaaataaaaataactgaaaaaaatttatttaaaaaaaagggaaatcgaaaataaaaaaattcttaaaataaaaaattgttttttaaaaaaaaattctgaaaataaaagtttttttattctaaaaatttgaaaaaacaacctttttgaaaattaaaaaaattataaataaattaaataaatttttttaaaaaagaatttttttagtgaaagaaataaaaaatatttttgataaaaaatattttttttatttagaagaaaataataattttatttgaaaaaatatatcaaatataattttttcccgaaaaaaaaattccaaatatAATATTTTTCGTGAAAAGCaaaaaaattctgaattttatttttaaaataatttttttataaaatttaaaataatttaaaatataaaattaatttataatgtGATAAAACATGAAAATAGACAAATATAAAAATTTAAGGCATACTAAAATTTGGATACCCAATAACAAAACCAATTTTTTATAATGGGTAACGGTTTATATTTGGATAACAAAATAGATACCCAAATTTTTATTTTAacatttggtttggttttttAAAAGTGGAACAATTTGGTTATGAATAACCGTTTTTTTTGCACACCCCTAGTTGTCTCCTTAGTCGGGCTATATACAATTCCACATGAGGGACTTAGATTCCCTAAGTTAACTGTACTCTTGCGTAAGGGACTTAGTATCTCCTCGAATGGGACAAGTACTCAAGAATCACATCTGAGAGGCATAACAAATATTAAGCTTGAGAGACTCGATCACAAGTCTTACTAGAGGGCCCGATAGAAGTATCTCTTGAGAGTCTACTCATTATTGTATATGAAGAACTTAGTGTCTCTTCAGTCGGATTACACATTGCTATAACTAAAGAACCTAGATTTCCCAAGATAACTCAGGCCACACTTGAGGAAATGCAGGTTCTCGGGAAACTTCCTTAGAGTTGTGATCTTAAAACACTTCCTCTTCTATCAAATGTCTCGTGTTTGAGGGACAATGTAATGTTATAATTGTAAAGGGCCTCGCTTAGGGTGACGCCTTTAAATCGACCCATTAGAGGGACGTTGGAAATGTCGCTCAAATGGAGGTATTGCCTCGCCTTAGGACTCCTATCGCCCGGTAGTGAGAAATATGGGATAAGTCGGCGTTTCTGGGGCAGAGAGAAATTAGGGTCAACAACTGATCCACGACTTTCTGAGAAATATGAATTAAGTGGTCCATCATTAACTAAGTGGATGGTGACCCTTCCTAAGAGAATCATAGGCCATaggcatatatatatatatatatatatatatatatatatatatatatatatatatatatatatatatatatatatatatatatatatatatatatatatatgcagATCCTAAGAGAATCATGGGGAAAAATATGGCAGATCCTAAAATCATAAAAATCATCCTTTATACCCCAAAAGAGGATATC from Lathyrus oleraceus cultivar Zhongwan6 chromosome 7, CAAS_Psat_ZW6_1.0, whole genome shotgun sequence encodes the following:
- the LOC127106578 gene encoding polyprenol reductase 2 isoform X2, with translation MDLSFMSKDQHQLMATLVQFLRLSWIAATLPIIIASIPIPKLNFLRQILLLFAKRGKITHSSSSSSQKFTVPQRFFLHFYVVASIWTMFMLVATWVYAYRMRGYVAWQGVFLLLLMEAHVLRRLFETIYVFNYSPSARMHIVGYFTGLFFYIAAPLSLCGDCALEVFYFSTNLVTEFIVRGKNQMPVPEIDFWLVLNPLARLGWKHWIGAAVFSWGWIHQYRCHKILGSLRDSRQAEEYVIPRGDWFEIVSSPHYLSEIVIYASFVVATGGSNLTIWLLFAFVVANLAFAAVETHSWYRRKFEDYPSRRFAIIPFIL